A single region of the Glycine max cultivar Williams 82 chromosome 20, Glycine_max_v4.0, whole genome shotgun sequence genome encodes:
- the LOC100784762 gene encoding uncharacterized protein isoform X2, whose amino-acid sequence MAFLVSSTFTLPLRVRASPLNKNKGVHQHQLYYPLDRFLSKATIPAAQKILGTCSSNKRILSMKGSCHRCLMSCTIFLHETYSYNLDVDYCTEIVISGYWVGPDADDGWGFVEAVINQMN is encoded by the exons ATGGCGTTCTTAGTCTCCTCCACCTTCACCCTTCCTCTGCGAGTGCGCGCTTCACCACTCAACAAAAACAAG GGAGTGCATCAACATCAATTATATTATCCTCTAGATAGATTTTTAAGCAAAGCAACTATTCCAGCAg CTCAAAAGATTCTTGGAACTTGCAGTTCAAATAAACGCATACTATCCATGAAAGGAAGCTGTCATCGTTGTTTGATGTCTTGCACAATATTTCTACATGAAACTTACTCATATAATTTGGATGTAGATTATTGCACCGAAATAGTTATATCTGGATATTGGGTGGGACCTGATGCTGATGATGGGTGGGGATTTGTGGAAGCTGTTATTAATCAAATGAAttga
- the LOC100784762 gene encoding uncharacterized protein isoform X1: MAFLVSSTFTLPLRVRASPLNKNKQGVHQHQLYYPLDRFLSKATIPAAQKILGTCSSNKRILSMKGSCHRCLMSCTIFLHETYSYNLDVDYCTEIVISGYWVGPDADDGWGFVEAVINQMN; encoded by the exons ATGGCGTTCTTAGTCTCCTCCACCTTCACCCTTCCTCTGCGAGTGCGCGCTTCACCACTCAACAAAAACAAG CAGGGAGTGCATCAACATCAATTATATTATCCTCTAGATAGATTTTTAAGCAAAGCAACTATTCCAGCAg CTCAAAAGATTCTTGGAACTTGCAGTTCAAATAAACGCATACTATCCATGAAAGGAAGCTGTCATCGTTGTTTGATGTCTTGCACAATATTTCTACATGAAACTTACTCATATAATTTGGATGTAGATTATTGCACCGAAATAGTTATATCTGGATATTGGGTGGGACCTGATGCTGATGATGGGTGGGGATTTGTGGAAGCTGTTATTAATCAAATGAAttga
- the LOC100790589 gene encoding cyclin-H1-1 isoform X2: protein MCQLRSLSLEFDLIVYAPYRSVEGFINDMEEFFNAGDNQLEMLKTLQETARFEVDKMMLTDAPLLFPPGQLALAALGNSNALHRVIDFDSYLRGIFSRENSMHTMSELSESLDAIDSWVRKYKSPSEKELKHINRKLKSCWGHHSHDEGKKREKKSKHKSKKSSNEAQNMPSIA from the exons TTTGGAATTTGATCTTATTGTGTATGCACCATATCGCTCAGTTGAAGGTTTTATAAATGATATGGAG GAATTCTTTAATGCTGGTGATAACCAGCTTGAAATGCTCAAG ACTTTGCAAGAGACAGCAAGATTTGAAGTTGATAAAATGATGCTTACAGATGCACCACTTTTATTTCCTCCTGGGCAG TTGGCCTTGGCTGCTTTAGGCAACTCAAATGCACTCCACAGAGTCATTGACTTTGATAG TTATCTTAGGGGTATTTTTTCCCGTGAGAATTCCATGCATACAATGTCCGAGCTTTCTGAATCACTGGATGCAATTGATTCTTGG GTTAGAAAATACAAAAGTCCTTCTGAGAAGGAATTGAAGCATATCAACCGAAAACTAAAGTCTTGTTGGGGTCATCACTCTCATGACGA GGGCAAGAAGCGGGAGAAGAAATCAAAGCACAAGTCCAAAAAGAGCTCAAATGAAGCTCAAAATATGCCATCTATTGCCTAG